The genomic stretch CACAGACGACGGACACCTGCAACTGAGGAATGGTCTGCGCGTTCAGGATGCCACCAATGGCACAGGGAGCAAAGATATCGGCCTGGACGCCATAGATTGCGTCGGGGGCAATTGCGGTGGCGCCAAACTTGGCGACGGCTTTGTCGATTTGTGCGTGATTGACATCCGTGACGATCAGCTTGGCCCCAGCTGAGTGCAGGTACCCGCAGAGGTAATACCCCACGTGACCCAGCCCCTGCACCGCAATGGTCAATCCCGACAGATCCTTGCTGCCGCTCTGGTGCGCCTGGGTGGTGCGGATCGCGTTGAAAATGCCCTGCGCGGTGACCGGCGAGGGATCACCACTGGCAAACTCACCATCGGCGAGACCGGCCACATAGGGGGTCTCTTCTGCCAGAATAGCCATGTCCACCGGGCTCATCCCCATGTCTTCGGCGGTATAGTAGCGCCCCTCAAGGCTGTGAATGGCGCGGGCAAAGGCGCGCAGCAGGGCGGGGGATTTATCTACGCCAGGGTCGCCGATGATCACCGCCTTGCCACCGCCAAGCGCCAGACCTGCCGCGGCATTCTTGTAGGTCATACCCTCGCTGAGCCGTTTCACATCCACCAGGGCCTCTTCCTCATTGCTGTATGGGCGCATCCGCAATCCGCCCGCAGCGGGGCCCAGCTGCGTTGAATGCAGCGCGATATAGCCGATCAGCCCGGTGGCTGTGTCCGCGACACGGTAGATCTCTTCATGGGTCGTGGATGCGACGGGGGTGATTGTCATTTTTCTGGCTCCTCCTGGATAAGACGCCTGTCTAACCTAGGGGGAGTGGAGGTTTTCGCCAAAATTAAGCGCGGGACTTCTATCTATTGGAGATTTTGTCTACAGTTGGGTGGAATTATAGGTGAAAGCTTCATGGACAGTATTGATCGCAAGATAGTCGCCATTCTGCAGTCGCAGGGGCGGATCAAGATGGCCGAGCTGTCTGAGCGCGTTGGCCTGTCTGCGACCCCCTGTGCACGGCGGGTTGCCATGCTGGAGGAAGCCGGGGTGATCAGCGGCTATTCGGCACGGGTGGACCAGGCCAAACTGGGT from Phaeobacter sp. G2 encodes the following:
- a CDS encoding amino acid dehydrogenase — encoded protein: MTITPVASTTHEEIYRVADTATGLIGYIALHSTQLGPAAGGLRMRPYSNEEEALVDVKRLSEGMTYKNAAAGLALGGGKAVIIGDPGVDKSPALLRAFARAIHSLEGRYYTAEDMGMSPVDMAILAEETPYVAGLADGEFASGDPSPVTAQGIFNAIRTTQAHQSGSKDLSGLTIAVQGLGHVGYYLCGYLHSAGAKLIVTDVNHAQIDKAVAKFGATAIAPDAIYGVQADIFAPCAIGGILNAQTIPQLQVSVVCGGANNQLATPADGQALHDAGILYAPDFVANGGGIINVASEIEQISNRADYVADKLSALDLTLANILNQAKVEDQSPDAVAITTVLAKMAQQSAA